In Sesamum indicum cultivar Zhongzhi No. 13 linkage group LG8, S_indicum_v1.0, whole genome shotgun sequence, the sequence TTAGCCTGTAAATTGCttctaaaaaaatgaatattcgTTTTCAGACAACGAGGTCTACATATGTTCTTGTAATGAGTAATGATGTTTCGTTTCATTACCAGGTTTTCTGTACAGATCATGTGGAGCAAAAGAAGGAACTGATTCAAGCTCTAATCAAAGACAGACAGCTCTCCAAAGTTCCTCGGATAGAACAGGTCTCAACGTCGTACCTTCTCTAATTCTTTTGTTTACCTTTGACCTAATGTTTATTCCTTCAAACATTCATTTGACGAATGCCCATAAATTTTGTTCTCTAACAGCCCACATTGATAATATGGGGAGAGCAGGACAGAATATTTCCAAAGGAGTTGGGCCACAGGCTCGAAAAGTAAGGACAAACCTCAGTACatattttgaacatttcttgaaaaagtaAACGAACATGTGAGAACTGACTGAATGGGTCCCTCCTTCTGAACTGTGTCTGAACCAGAATAGTCGACATGAAACCTTATTTCGcgtgaatatatattattttagtttcttgatttttgaacGTAATATCTACAGGCACATAGGAGACAATGCGAAATTGGTGATGATCAAGAATGCAGGACATGCAGTGAACATTGAGAAGCCAAAGGAGTTTgccaagaatttgaaatcgTTTCTGATTGATTCGCGGTTGTCTCCACGATCCAAGAACCCGTCTCATCGGCACAGACACTTCCTCAGCTGGCCTAGCCAATGACACCTTCCTCCCCAGATTCatccaacaaaataaaaaataaattgtttataaacattaatgttgtatttccattccatttttctttccttattttcccattatatttattttattcgtACAAGTTTTTACTGCGTTTGATTGCTTAGGTGTAGAGGACCTTGAATTGCTGCTAGTTTCAAgttgtattcttttttcttttattcaacACTTTGTAtgcaaatttttctttgttttttcttttccaagtTGTTCTCATTAACGAATATTTGAGTTTACAAATAGTCAAAATTATAACGAGCTCTCTTAAgattgacataattacgaatactacATGTTTGAAAGATTATCAATACCCTCCGTGAATAGAATatctatttgatttttgtaaatattttaaatttttgttatatttatttattacatggaaaaaagaaaaaccactAACTTGTCAAAATTGTAACCATTGAATATGCAGAAATACAAATTTACTGAAGAGGATggttatttttatgaacaatacaaaatatatttgacaaCATTTTACTTTACATATAATTTGTCAATTAACctacaaaaatattctccttaataaatagaataaataaatcttatataattaagacACCTTTCTGGCAGTGGTTGTATGATTCCCTTGTCCTCATACGGACCTAAATTGCTTGCAAACGTTGTCTGAAAGggttgaaattaaattattattaaaaataaaggacCAAACATACaattaacttttcttttttttaagaaaaaattatacagtCCACTGAAAGAGCATTGCATTGCATGGTGACTAAACCCATAACTAGTTTTCTAAGGTACACTGAAACCATGCATGCTgcctctattttatttaatatttctcatCTCCTCTAATTGTcacatcaataataatttcttcattctcattaaaaattattttacaagtCAATATTGGCTGATTGATGAACGTtgtgaattatatatatacatatatatatatatatatatatccaccccacaaatccaccaaaaatatactattatttCCCCCACTTTgtgcaaaaatattatttatatgagtttaatgtaatttgtttctttgttcttattgattgaatcgatgtattatttagtttattgaaatattagtataatagtATAACTATcgcttaaaaaaaaataattgcatatTCCAAAAACGATTATAAGTTAAACTTTAATTTGTCTCTTCTAACATTAATTGATTGgttgttttaaattataagtagTTGTTTAATGTTGATTGCCATTAAATCTTGTAGATAAATGTTTTTGGTGTAAATTTGTactataattgattcaataaaaagaaatttacaaGAAAAGTATATGTATGATTACAAGTTTCAtgaagattaattaatattatagtgCTTACACAAATCTGACTGAACCTaatcaatcacacaacaagTGTGTGATttgcctcttttttttttatgtatatattaattacatgacaaatatattacacttattagttcaaatttgattaaatttgattttgggCCCGAATTTCCCATATTATTAAGATTGAAAGAGGTTGCCTATTgcttaaaatcatgaaattatgaatttaaaccCCACCTTATAAATAAGCAAGTTTGtcgtattttttattattatttattagcttataattatgaattaaataattatatagtaagttGCGGTACATACTATGTATGtgtataacttttaaaataaagtatttatctaaattatattaataagtttttGGTAATTAAAGAACCtacaaatatacataaaataataaaattaacatgaatatttgatttatgaaAAGTAGAGAATATAGATAATAACGAACACACAAAAGGGCATTTTGTTGGGGTAACTCTGGACAACCTACGGCACAAACataatgtttgaatttattttttaagtattttattttgtattttgaaaatagagacagaaaaatagagataaataagtgtgtgttgaagatagataatatatttggatttgtattttgtggtaatttaaaatattttaaaataagaggTGCAGGTTTGATGTTGaaatttgggagacaaaaattactgtttattgtcaaatcatatgtcttatatatatatttttatatataaatattgtatttttaggtGACATAAATAACTGTTTAtagtcaaatcatatctcttttatattatatatgtatataaatatatatatattatatagaaaattgaaaataaaaaaaatataaataaaatataaaaatataaaaataaatattaagtgtatttttattttgtctcgaaaaatacaaaaacataaatccaCCCATTGAGAccataaatacaaaaacattTACGACTCTTACACTTTACTACTTGTCCTTAGTTATAACCCATAAAACAAACCCACCAATTCAGACCACAcgcttttagaaaaatattgaaaatgtgagtaataataacaatagtaTATAAGAAGAGAGCAATAAAGACAAAGGGTGTTATTAGTCATCATATTGACATCAATAATGGAGAATTCAGCTTCCGCCGTAGCTCCTCTGCTGCTCAGAAATTTTCTTACTTCAATTTTCATCCTTGCAGACAAATCCCTCTTTTCCTTGTCCCAGAAATACAAGCTTCTCCAACTCCTACGTTCTTTTCTTGTCtcctcttttctcttctttctcagCCTTTTGCCGGCTTTCTTCTCCTCTCTCAATCCTTCTCTGGAACCCCACCACCACTCCTTCAATTCCGCCAGAGATGATACCTATTCTGGCACCGGCGTCGGTACTGACGCCGCCGGCCGTGGCAAGGGTGGCGGGTCGGGGGTTTCCAGGGCGTTGTCCCAGCTGTTGCTCATAATGAATGATATTCCGGTCAGTTCGAGGAAATACGAAGTGGTTCGATCATTAGCGGAGAAGCTCATCGATGAGAATTTATTACAAGACAATCGAGCCTTGAGGGAGGTTAACTGCGCCGTTCTCTCCACGGCTTTTGCCACCTCTCTAAGCCAGCTCGAGGCGGAGCAGCGGCGGACGGGTGATGGTGGCGGGTCGGGTGTTTCCAGGGCGTTGTCCCAGCTGTTGCTCATAATGAATGATATTCCGGTCAGTTCGAGGAAATACGAAGTGGTTCGATCATTAGCGGAGAAGCTCATCGATGAGAATTTATTACAAGACAATCGAGCCTTGAGGGAGGTTAACTGCGCCGTTCTCTCCACGGCTTTTGCCACCTCTCTAAGCCAGCTCGAGGCGGAGCAGCGGCGGACGGGTGATGGCGTGGTGGTGGGTGGTGCCGAGGAGAGTGATTCGTATGTTTGTAATAGGGTGAGCCGTTTGATACTGGGGGTTAAGTATTTCGGACGGCGGGCGTGGTGCTACGCCAAGTCGAGGAGCGATCCGAGTCGGTCCGGACGCTCGGCTGAGAAGCTGGCTGCAGAATTGCTGTGGCTGGCTCAGAAAATGGCGGCGTCTGGCTGCGCTGAGGAAGCTGTTTGTAAGTGGGCTTCTGCGTCAAACTTGGCTTTGCTTGCTCTATCGGCTGAGCCGCGACTTCAGGGTTCCCTCGTCAAAGTCTCcggtaaatatttatttatttatcattggTTAGTACTTATGTCTTGTAATGTTCTCAGTATGCAGTCAACATTAATGGAATATACTTTTTGGCATTCAAGCACGTATTAGAAtaaaaacttttcttttccttttttttttttttttgagaaaatttggaCAAATGTACAtgatttttatacataattcaatcaatcagaaaaaaaattatactacttacttaattaatatttttgataatgTGAGCCAACAACATAATTGATAAGATAATCTActtatataaatgaatttatgGCTTTCTTGCAGCATTCTTGATCAAGGAAGCAAAAGAAATGGGCAAAGACAATGGAAATGGTGACGAAACAGACTCACCCTTTGAGCAACAACACATCAGACATACCAAGATGAAATTGTTAATGTCGTGGCTACCATTGTTGTGTCGTGCGAATAACGGCACTGATGCACCAATCCTGAGTTTGGGGGAAAGGGCGGAGTTGGAGAGGACACTAGAAGAGATCATCGCAACTTTGGATGAAGAGGAGCAAGAATGGGTGTTGTCCCTTTGGCTCCACCACTTCACCTACTGCCCCGCCTCCGATTGGCCCAACCTCCGCTTGTGCTACACCCGATGGTACAACGCCTCCCGTGCGAGCCTTATGCAATCCATTGAAGAGACGCCatagtttaaattttctatttcaaattcttatttCGATTTgtattctaaaaattttgatcgattgaaatatatatcacTCAAGATCGTGGAATAGTTCATTAGAGGAAATTCGtgtaaatatatgtatgttagcTAGGAGGAAATAAATGGTGGTAGAAATTTGGTAATGTTTGTCAATGATGAGATGGTCAATTCAATTAGCTAGTCATCATTGTTGACATGTCTTGTAATAAACTTACCGCTTGAAATACGGGTAGCAATGTATATGGTTCTAAGTCAATTCATCTTATAATGTttaacaaattctttttttattgaatatatgaatacggaaatttatttattaaaattgaactcCTACtcagtatttatattttggtcTCTTCAACTAGagataattttaatgttgtgCTGAGAAGAACTcgaagatttttttataaatatttttaaatgttatatttaaaagacaTCTCTCTCCTGGATTTTTATTGATGCTATGTTCAATAAATCAGAAGGTTTTCATCAGTGTTCTCTTCAACAAACCAAAAGCCATGCACGCGGTAGCTCCGGTTGTGGAGCCAAAAGGCCTCAACCATTTCTTTTGCTTGCTTACAACACAAAACACAAATGTGATACAATTGAATTGATCATAATACTCTCTCTATGTTCTTTTTTGGAGCATGAATGAGTGGATTACTCTGATAGTAATTCACCAAGGCGAGCAATGTATGTTCGTGGTTTGCACAAGATTTGGATCAAGATCTAATGGAGAAGAATCTTGAAGATGTTTGTGGATGATCTCGAATTAACACGAAAGATAATGTGTTCGTGATTCAATTAAGGCATGAGCTTGTAGACGAGCTAGATTCGAATACGTGGATTGGCATACTTCCGTTGTTAACATTCAATTTGATCTACAATTATGTAtctttgtattaattaattagcatgcacatatatcattttatcatatgtaaaattaatttatgagataattatataaattatccatCATTATTTTCCTATAGATATCATAATAAGACACACAACTAGCTAAAAGTtcgtaaataaaatttgaccaCAATTCAAAACTCCATCAGAGAAAagaaatactttattatattaaatccaATCATATTCAATCAAACTCGTTTGGAAttcaatttaagtttgattcATACTTTAAAATCCGTATTAGACTGGACCCATTATAAATccaactcaaactcaattattCTTTCTTATAGCATTCTTGATGAAGAGATGGaggaagatgatgaaaatGCGGATAGAACAGAACATCAGACGGAGCAAGAAGAAATTGGTGATGTCGTGGGCTACCACTACTGTGCCATGCAAAAGACGGCATTGGTGCGTCGAACTTGAGTTTTGAGGAAATGGATGAGGTGAAGAGGACGAAATAATATCTGAGTTTGGATGACGAGTAACAAGAATGCGTGGTGTCCATTTGGTTCTACCATTTCTCCTATTGCCCCGCCTCCGACCGATCCGACCTTTACTATTGCTGCAGGTTGCTGGTACGACGCCTCCCGTGCGAGTCTCTTGCTGGATTGATTTTGCTGTGTCAATGCGAGGCTCTATAATATGAAGTCGTTTTTTTATGAACTCCGATTACATGCATGCTTTCTGATGCAGCAGTTGAATTGAATCCATTAGTGGGAGATCCGATTATTTTGAAGTACAACGTTTACATTTATTCTGAATTTAGTTTAGCACAGAAATTAGATAAGGAAAAATACAATTGAGCTCTCTCATGGAACAAAATGTTTTGAGTAAATGTCAAATGTCTCTGATGAGGACAGTTGAGGCACCTGAAAACATACCAACATATCAAATGGTCAGTTCCTTTTCAGTGGGCTGAGAAGCTGGAGTTTGGACTTTGGAATATTCACCAACTATTTACGATGATGAGGTATTTTTctgttgaaatatttttcatccccTAATGTAGCTATTACTGTGAATATTATGTTCGTTTGTATTAGGGTTGttattatttcatcaatttgataTTGGGACTAAACTTTTTATCTCTGTTTTCATGGTTATAGGGAAAATATGATACTTAGTTCATTCCTTCTTAAGGAGATTTGGGTGGTATACAATCGAATTCAAGTTTCCATCATATTTACCTGAAATAGGGATTTGATTTATCTCTGCAGCAGTTCCATGATTAATCAAATCCAATATATATTAGGCTAATTAAGATGAACTGATTCCAGTTAGCAATATGAGCTTGTTAGTTCCTCGTGGATTGAGCAGAATTTTGGAGGCACACAGAGGATTTACTTAAATAGGATCTTGTCCTGCGTTGAACtgttcttaaataaaaataagtccCAGTATTTTGCTTAACGGctgcattttaatatatgaatggaagcttaagtaaaatataaagagcATATAAGGTCTACAAATAAGAATCATTTGTGCAGGATCAGACGATACCTGTCGCAACTTTGGGTGCAAAACTTTCTTCAAGAGAGATGTAACTGGACCATTTAGATGTCCTGTTTTGGTGTCACGAATTGTCTGGCGCATGGCATTTAGTAAACGACCATATGTCAGTCCCGGCTCGTTCTGTGCTGCTTGAATGAAGCTGTATGTCATGGCACCTGTTGCAGCATTGCCAGAAAGGGCCTGTACAAGTATGAAGTACCAGTGGTAACAAGgattaagaagaaaagaacaacTTTCTTGATCTGTTagtttgaatttctatttGTACCCTGCATTCTCTGGAATTGCAGTTTTTTAACGATCCTTTGTCAATACTGGTTACGCCAATAACTCACCATAACAAAGTAAGTTGCTCACTTGAATTGCATTGCCAGAATACATCTCAGTTTATTGACATTGGAGAAAAATATGGCATGCACATCTTAAGAGCACTTTGACTGCTTGATATCCGAATTTACTTGACTCACAATagaaaagattttcttttgcttgtttGGTTCCTATTTCAAATGGAAAGGTATGAGTACAAATAATCCCTTTCCATAAGCATTCTCCTCTCTTATCTGTCATGTCTTATGTTTATCACATGTGATTCCATTTTCCATTTCTCATCCAATTTTTAGGCTGTAGTTATACGAAATCTCGGTATTAAGTAAAGTGAAGTTGCATGTACTAAACAATCCATTGGAAGTCATGAATTAAAGTGGTCAGATAATATCAGGGGAATTGTCAAGGACATAATTTTCTCTTATGGCCCCTGTAGGAAAGGAGAGTTAATTTCTCACCGTAGTATCCACTGAAACTTGGTGATCATCACAGGCGCTAAGACTTACTGCCAGTCCACCACTGGTACCTTTATAAATAGCAGACTGGCAACCATGATTTTGCCACGTATAGTTTCCATCCCTGCAGGATAAAAGAACAGCGCCATAATTTTAAGTTTCAGTTGGAGTTGATTAATCATAATGCTGACCTGTCCATTCTGCAAACAAATGGTAGATCAAGGATAGTGCCACTATGGCATGCATCTACTATTGCATGGAGTCTGGCTCCTTGAGGTAGTGGTCTCACAATGGTGGAGTTGATCTCATCATCCAGTATTGTTCCCTCAGTCTGATGGTCAACAGGCCATAACATTTCATCATAGCCATCAACTTCATCCATGTTGAAGTCAAGTTGTTGTGATCCATGACCCGAGTAGTGAAATATCAATGAGTCCCCTGATTGGCAACCTTGAACCAACCACTTCAAGGCTTTTCTGATGTTATTCTTTGTTGGGATTAGGGAAGGATCCGACTCTTCTTCTGCATATTCATCAGAATCAGAGTGTTCGTTGTTGGTACACTAGCTAATGAATGTTCCCCTTCCTAAAACCATTCATAAAAAGTTGCAGTTGCCAAGTAATCTCAGAATGCTTTGGTATTTTGAATGATCGTTGAAAGGTTAGAcctaaattgaaataaaaagggAAGGGAAGCAGAATACTAAACCTGACTTTGTAAAAATAATGGCCCTCATTTACAGATTCTTCTGGAGGCTAGTGTCTACTAGAGCACCTTTTGGTCTTTTTTTAAGCTATGGCATATGATGTATACTGCAATTGCTAGCTATTTCCTTGTTGCATCTACCCCCTTAgtgaaaaagaatttgagttgGCATTGATCACCACTTATGTGCTGTTTGAAAGAAGTGACTTGACAGTAAATTTTGGTGATGTAGGTGAATATTTGTACTGTGCTTGATTTGTAAAGAGAGAATTCAGAAAGCTAGTTAATGCTATCTTACCAGTAAGAACAAGTATGCAGTCGCTTGGAAACCCAAGCTTCTGAATCAGGAAATATCTCATACACTTGACGTCATTGACAGTTCCATTTAGCCTGTACTTCTGGCCGTTGTAGCTAACACCACATAACACTGCTCTCTTACTCCCGTGTGCTGAAAATGGAACCATAGATGGTGAAGGTCTGGCTTGAGGGTAACAACCAAAACCTGATGTCCCTGATCCAGAGGAGTTATACATTGTTGCTACCATCATATTAATACTGTTGGATGCCGTATTTAGCAGATCCTTCAGCCTGCTTGCCCCATGGCGAAAGGAGCTGTGGGCTTGAACCAAAGGATCATTGGACTGAATGCGGATGACGGTTTGACATACTGCACAGTGAATAGCATGTGTGTAGGGAGGCACCATTATTTGGACTCCACAATAACTGCATCTCACTCTCTTGCTTGCCATTTCCATGTATGCATTTCCTGGGGATAGAGAGCATtaatgttgtatatatatttgctttaTTCCACCACAGTAGAGAGTGTGGAATCAGATTCATTCTTTTCTCCTGGTGTGTAAAGATGCCAATACCATATTGCTTCTTATTTGGTTTGTATTTTAAACACTTCGATTCTCCACGATGTTCGATATTAATGAATGATCTGAAGTGATTTGAGTATTTTGAAACATCCATGTTGTAAGTTCATGGAATACTGGGGGGTTCAGAGAGATTTCATGTTCATTAAACAATAGGAGATTAAATCTTTCTAGAAGatgagaattatttatttgatactGTAGATAAAAGCAGCATCTAACAGCTCAACGTGGATCAGGTTCTGACTAATATAACTAGAGTAAATTTCTATACCAGGTGGGAAGAAAAGTAAAGGTGGTCTAAATTCTCCACTTCTGAAGATGCTATTTTGGAACCCTGCAGCATATTGTGTTTGCTTGACAGTAATAATTATACCAGATCTTTAAACTAATTCAGATTGTGATTACCATACTATTATTCATTTAGGATGGTTGAATTTTATGGTGGtttcaaacaaagaaaaaagtagtATTGTAGGATCATTGACAATGATAAATTGTTCCTGTGGTGTCAACACAGAATGATGGAGGAAAATTTTCCAATTCATCAATAATAGACAATTTCTACAGTTCTGTGAGTTCTGTTCTCAACTTGTAAAGCTCCAGTGTTTAGAATATCTAAAGTAGTTGGGTTAGTTATCCCTGAAAATGGTATGGAATTAGCACCAAAATGACTGTCTTTGCTTTCAGTTGATTTTTCAACACATCTTTCTCCTAAATCAATGATATTGCCGctataacaatatataattctgTATCTCCTTCTCTTATATAATCAAATGGGCTGAATGTTACTTTAACATTGCCGAAACGTTTAGTGTTGGACAAGCTTGTTGTGGCCATgcttatgaatttatttggtaaTTCATTGCCTTCTAATATTTGCATCTTTGCATGTATACGGATTCATGTGTTCAGTGCTGGCTCTAGGCCATTAGCCATTTACCATTAACacaaaaaagttttgaatCCTATGGTGATCATTAGACTTGATTTTGCTATTTCAATGCTATGTTCAAATATATCATTAGTTTTTTTACTTGAAGCAGAGTAACTTTTTGTTGCGTAGACAGAATATATCTAAAGTTAGGGGCAAGCTAGCGTTTGTTCGATTGAAACAGACTACTTTGTTGTTGGATCTGATAGGATGTATAAAGCTAGGGGCAACCGGTTATTCGATTGAAACAGAGTACTTCGTGTGTTTGGACCTGACAAGATATCCAAAGTTTCACGGAAAAGGGCATGTGTTCAAAGCTTCTGACAAGTCTGATTTATGCCATGTCAGGTGAAATTATTCTTTAGTTTGTTGCACCAGATGCATTTTTGTTTgcaatttgatattatttttcagattgtcgattttttcatttactttAAGTCTTTGTATGTTTTGCATGTACTATGCGATTAATTTGACAACTTTTACTTTGGTGTACATTCAAGGAATCTGAACATTGTTTGAACTTCTGTGGGATTAAAGGTTTAATCCTCAGAACATGACAAAAAGTTCTAAAGCTACATGAAAACAATAGGAACGCAAATGTGATTGGTTTGCAGAGCTTGAGGCTTGCCCCACCAAACCCTATAATAACAAGGTTGAAAATTAAGTTATGATATGACATACTTAGGGATGTAAATGCTATGTGTTTGGCATTGTACAACTAATGGCCTATTTCCCCACCCCTTGTACAACTAATCATATAGCCGTAATATCAAGGTATGCATTCTTTCTCCTTGCATCACCGTCAGCATAATTTGATCCTGAATACTTCTATTTCATTGACTAAAAAAGTTTGTGGTTTGgcatatgaaaatatttgaaacgtATGAAATAGGTTCTTGACATGTTATTTTCTGCTTTCTGGTAATGTTATGTTGgcatttatgtaatttgtatGTGTTCATCAGCAGTTAGTTAGCACTAAAGGAAATCATGATAATGATCTGTGTGCATCATGCATATAAAGCAAACGGAGTTGCAGACATATATCACAGGCCTATGCCAAGTTAAATTATAGCATACTATCCATGAAACTTAACACACTGAAAGCAAGCAGTAAACATGCTTCTTTATTCAAAGCAGCTAACAGGCCTGGAAACGACAGCCTATACACTTTACAATGTGAAAGGCTTTGAGTGAATCTCGAACTTGTGAGAAGAGGACAGTTGAGGTTCCTGCAAACAGAAGTAAATTACCATTATTTAAGATAACACAgattatgttttatattatcttaaaATCCGTAAAGCAACCTAGTAGTTTATCAAGTAAGAATCacatttgttataattatttgcaaTTACAAATTGGTTTTGCACGTGAATTTAAATACCTATTAAAGGAAATTCATTCTGATGTGgatatagttataaaaattgtgAACCTGTTAACTGAAAACAAAAGGCTGAATGATAGTGAAAGTTGACAAAAAAGATAATGTGTTAAGTACAAATACAattgtttgtttgatttgcTAGGGTTATTTATATCTTGATCAAGGTTCCTAAGAAATAGTTTCATCGTCACCTCAGGGAGTTGGAAAACTTTGTCTATAAAAGATACGAACTTAATTTGGTTATGAATATGTActgtattcatat encodes:
- the LOC105169231 gene encoding uncharacterized protein LOC105169231 isoform X1, encoding MENSASAVAPLLLRNFLTSIFILADKSLFSLSQKYKLLQLLRSFLVSSFLFFLSLLPAFFSSLNPSLEPHHHSFNSARDDTYSGTGVGTDAAGRGKGGGSGVSRALSQLLLIMNDIPVSSRKYEVVRSLAEKLIDENLLQDNRALREVNCAVLSTAFATSLSQLEAEQRRTGDGVVVGGAEESDSYVCNRVSRLILGVKYFGRRAWCYAKSRSDPSRSGRSAEKLAAELLWLAQKMAASGCAEEAVCKWASASNLALLALSAEPRLQGSLVKVSAFLIKEAKEMGKDNGNGDETDSPFEQQHIRHTKMKLLMSWLPLLCRANNGTDAPILSLGERAELERTLEEIIATLDEEEQEWVLSLWLHHFTYCPASDWPNLRLCYTRWYNASRASLMQSIEETP
- the LOC105169232 gene encoding metacaspase-1 is translated as MEMASKRVRCSYCGVQIMVPPYTHAIHCAVCQTVIRIQSNDPLVQAHSSFRHGASRLKDLLNTASNSINMMVATMYNSSGSGTSGFGCYPQARPSPSMVPFSAHGSKRAVLCGVSYNGQKYRLNGTVNDVKCMRYFLIQKLGFPSDCILVLTEEESDPSLIPTKNNIRKALKWLVQGCQSGDSLIFHYSGHGSQQLDFNMDEVDGYDEMLWPVDHQTEGTILDDEINSTIVRPLPQGARLHAIVDACHSGTILDLPFVCRMDRDGNYTWQNHGCQSAIYKGTSGGLAVSLSACDDHQVSVDTTALSGNAATGAMTYSFIQAAQNEPGLTYGRLLNAMRQTIRDTKTGHLNGPVTSLLKKVLHPKLRQVPQLSSSETFDIYSKHFVP
- the LOC105169231 gene encoding uncharacterized protein LOC105169231 isoform X2 — protein: MENSASAVAPLLLRNFLTSIFILADKSLFSLSQKYKLLQLLRSFLVSSFLFFLSLLPAFFSSLNPSLEPHHHSFNSARDDTYSGTGVGTDAAGRGKGGGSGVSRALSQLLLIMNDIPVSSRKYEVVRSLAEKLIDENLLQDNRALREVNCAVLSTAFATSLSQLEAEQRRTGDGVVVGGAEESDSYVCNRVSRLILGVKYFGRRAWCYAKSRSDPSRSGRSAEKLAAELLWLAQKMAASGCAEEAVCKWASASNLALLALSAEPRLQGSLVKVSAFLIKEAKEMGKDNGNGDETDSPFEQQHIRHTKMKLLMSWLPLLCRANNGTDAPILSLGERAELERTLEEIIATLDEEEQEWVLSLWLHHFTYCPASDWPNLRLCYTRWYNASRASLMQSIEETP